The following are from one region of the Stigmatella ashevillena genome:
- a CDS encoding methyl-accepting chemotaxis protein — protein MSSVSSLKGLARWMAQPSWVTGGLGLVLVLVYGPLSSAIDAPPAWGPFLGLVAVAVALALGLVAALERRALKVLWALERGRLPQQQQHLREALQEARALPERCFWFTLQGWMGGVLLVAALFPPLADAAWRVGLRIALVGMSLAPLSALLVYLLVVRRSRKAAERIADEGLSALEFIAAVPPRRQKVRQRLVLFTAIAVLSPSIFILDLTIHRSVRVLEQMVQVQDPQAQAAVIAQSRGESGLAMGLLSALVILLVLSTAYAGGAVLAEPLQAITEDATRIARGDLRPPRVIPAEDEMWSASAAFVQMQAQLGQALAQMRRAGMQISSTTEQLVATSGEQETGADEQASSLNETSATTEELARSAQQIAGNAESVAGIAERTFAAAQGGQRNAAAFLTAMQRMKEDNQSIADAVVRLNKRVQQIGKVVEFINEIADKSDLLALNAELEGTKAGEVGRGFSLVAAEMRRLAENVIRSTRTIEQLIEEIRDATHAAVMATEAGLKTTDAGTLLAAQVDESLSLILELARQTSHAVRSISLATQQQQTGTDQLAAAMGDILRVTEQNAAATKQMVAANSDLSSLARDLKLVVDRFHIAGREG, from the coding sequence ATGAGCTCCGTGTCGAGTTTGAAGGGGCTGGCGCGCTGGATGGCGCAGCCCTCCTGGGTGACGGGAGGGTTGGGCCTGGTCCTCGTGCTGGTGTATGGGCCGCTGTCGAGCGCGATCGACGCGCCCCCGGCCTGGGGACCCTTCCTGGGGCTGGTGGCGGTGGCCGTTGCGCTCGCCCTGGGGCTTGTCGCGGCGCTGGAGCGCCGTGCCTTGAAGGTGCTGTGGGCGCTGGAGCGGGGCCGCCTGCCTCAGCAGCAGCAGCACCTGCGCGAGGCCCTTCAGGAGGCGCGGGCCCTTCCGGAGCGGTGCTTCTGGTTCACGCTTCAAGGGTGGATGGGGGGCGTGTTGCTGGTGGCCGCGCTCTTTCCTCCCCTGGCGGATGCGGCGTGGCGGGTGGGCCTGCGCATCGCCCTGGTGGGCATGTCGCTGGCGCCCCTGAGCGCGCTGCTCGTGTACCTGCTGGTGGTGCGCCGCAGCCGCAAGGCCGCCGAGCGCATCGCGGACGAGGGGCTGTCGGCGCTGGAGTTCATCGCTGCGGTGCCACCCCGGAGGCAGAAGGTCCGTCAGCGGCTGGTCCTCTTCACCGCCATCGCCGTGCTGAGCCCCTCCATCTTCATCCTGGACCTGACCATCCACCGCTCGGTGCGGGTGCTGGAGCAGATGGTTCAAGTGCAGGATCCCCAGGCGCAGGCGGCGGTGATTGCCCAGTCGCGGGGCGAGAGTGGACTGGCCATGGGGTTGCTGTCGGCGCTCGTCATCTTGCTGGTGTTGAGCACGGCGTACGCGGGGGGCGCTGTCCTGGCCGAGCCGCTGCAAGCCATCACCGAGGATGCCACCCGCATTGCCCGGGGAGACCTGCGCCCGCCGCGCGTCATCCCCGCCGAGGATGAGATGTGGTCGGCCTCGGCCGCCTTCGTGCAGATGCAGGCCCAGTTGGGCCAGGCGCTGGCGCAGATGCGGCGGGCGGGCATGCAGATTTCCAGCACCACCGAGCAGTTGGTGGCCACCTCCGGCGAGCAGGAGACAGGCGCCGATGAGCAGGCCAGCTCCCTGAACGAGACGAGCGCCACCACGGAGGAGCTGGCCCGGAGCGCCCAGCAGATCGCCGGCAACGCCGAGTCCGTGGCCGGTATCGCCGAGCGCACCTTCGCCGCCGCCCAGGGAGGCCAGCGCAACGCGGCCGCCTTCCTCACCGCCATGCAGCGGATGAAAGAGGACAACCAGTCCATCGCGGATGCGGTGGTGCGGCTCAACAAGCGGGTGCAGCAGATCGGCAAGGTGGTGGAGTTCATCAACGAAATCGCCGACAAGTCGGACCTGCTGGCACTCAACGCGGAGCTGGAGGGCACGAAGGCCGGAGAGGTGGGCCGGGGGTTCTCGCTGGTGGCCGCGGAGATGCGACGGCTCGCCGAGAACGTCATCCGCTCCACGAGGACCATCGAGCAGCTCATCGAGGAGATTCGCGACGCCACCCATGCGGCGGTGATGGCCACGGAGGCAGGACTGAAGACGACCGACGCGGGCACCCTGCTGGCGGCCCAGGTGGATGAGAGCCTGAGCCTCATTCTGGAGTTGGCGCGGCAGACGTCTCACGCGGTGCGCTCCATCTCCCTGGCAACGCAGCAGCAGCAGACGGGCACCGACCAGCTCGCCGCCGCCATGGGCGACATCCTCCGGGTCACCGAGCAGAACGCCGCGGCGACCAAGCAGATGGTGGCCGCCAACAGCGACCTGTCCTCGCTGGCCAGGGACTTGAAGCTCGTGGTGGACCGCTTCCACATCGCGGGACGGGAAGGGTGA
- a CDS encoding response regulator: protein MTTPRDRLLKKFRELVEERLGRISAFILTLESGGDVETGRKVLRDLHGLKGEARMMGFDRINTLVHEMEELVRAIEPVQYAFSHESADALLKCSDAVSALSGMVASEDFPEVEKLVAVLRERTRLEQGRFLVAPRSEEASTESVRLPADIPSRPPAPSPGSTAPVPPPRALVTNKVLEPRGGPGAGAALWTPVPLPIREKVPEPSASASLAGPATHLVAENIPRMPDPTKPAASRAPAPRSQDVRADGSIRIDAQSLDLLTSAATNLSHVARRRELANARRLQLTRELTLMAREAEDMGPLGAALAARLGRAKELAAELHREAKLLANEELRDLGQAVEEVHRIRMLPLSVLFEPYPRVVRDLARELGKEVELVVDGEDTRADRAVVEALREPLLHLIRNALDHGLETRVDRVASGKRPKGCLTLRAAREGNRIVLRVEDDGMGLDPVMLRRVAVRRGFLDESAASALSDAAARDLVFLSGFSSREVATDLSGRGVGLDAVRSAVQGLGGDASVASAVGVGTIFEVRVPVSLTVAPLLFVKVGEETLALSATHVSQALKLDLASLGEVAGRPTLDVEGRVLPFAHLSSVLGLAPERPPNDGELVLVVRSQGVTAALAVERVLEERVQAILPLRGLLGRFAHLSGATTLADGKLAMVLSAAYLTASAHGSGALKLQRTLARAPHVQRRRILVVDDSPLTRELISALLEAVGYDITTASDGAEALHTLSHSPADLVVTDLEMPGLDGLELTRQLKSHETLNRLPVIILTTRGGEEDRQRGLAAGADGYITKGDLVRQDLVDVVKRLLG from the coding sequence GTGACGACACCGCGCGACCGCCTGCTGAAGAAGTTCCGGGAACTGGTGGAGGAGCGGTTGGGGCGCATCAGCGCCTTCATCCTCACGCTGGAGTCCGGAGGCGATGTGGAGACGGGGCGCAAGGTGCTCCGGGATCTCCATGGCCTCAAGGGCGAGGCCCGGATGATGGGCTTCGATCGCATCAACACGCTGGTGCACGAGATGGAGGAGCTGGTCCGCGCCATCGAGCCCGTCCAGTACGCCTTCTCGCATGAGTCCGCCGACGCACTCCTGAAGTGCTCGGACGCGGTGAGCGCCCTGTCGGGCATGGTGGCCTCCGAGGACTTCCCCGAGGTGGAGAAGCTGGTGGCCGTCCTCCGGGAGCGCACCCGCCTGGAGCAGGGCCGCTTCCTGGTGGCGCCCCGGTCCGAGGAGGCCTCGACCGAGTCCGTCCGGCTGCCCGCGGACATCCCCTCGCGTCCCCCGGCCCCCTCGCCTGGGAGCACCGCCCCGGTGCCTCCTCCCCGGGCCTTGGTGACGAACAAGGTCTTGGAGCCACGGGGAGGGCCCGGCGCGGGGGCCGCCCTGTGGACGCCCGTGCCCTTGCCGATCCGGGAGAAGGTCCCGGAGCCTTCCGCGAGCGCCAGCCTCGCGGGGCCTGCCACCCACCTCGTCGCGGAGAACATCCCGCGAATGCCGGACCCCACGAAACCGGCGGCTTCCCGGGCCCCGGCGCCCCGGTCGCAGGATGTCCGGGCGGATGGTTCGATCCGCATCGATGCGCAGAGCCTGGACCTGCTCACCAGCGCGGCCACCAACCTCTCGCATGTGGCCCGGAGGCGCGAGTTGGCCAATGCCCGCAGGCTGCAACTGACCCGCGAGCTGACCTTGATGGCGCGCGAGGCCGAGGACATGGGCCCCCTGGGCGCCGCGCTGGCGGCACGTTTGGGCAGGGCCAAGGAGCTGGCCGCCGAGCTTCACCGCGAGGCGAAGCTCCTGGCCAACGAGGAGCTGCGCGACCTGGGGCAGGCGGTGGAGGAGGTGCACCGCATCCGCATGTTGCCGCTCTCGGTCCTCTTCGAGCCCTATCCCCGCGTGGTGAGAGACCTGGCGCGCGAGCTGGGCAAGGAAGTGGAGTTGGTGGTGGATGGCGAGGACACGCGCGCCGACCGGGCCGTGGTGGAGGCCCTCCGCGAGCCGTTGCTCCACCTGATTCGCAACGCGCTGGACCACGGCCTGGAGACGCGCGTGGACCGCGTCGCCTCGGGAAAGCGGCCCAAGGGGTGTTTGACGCTGCGCGCCGCACGCGAGGGCAACCGCATCGTCCTGCGCGTGGAGGACGATGGCATGGGGCTGGACCCGGTCATGCTGCGCCGGGTGGCGGTGCGCCGGGGCTTCCTGGACGAGTCCGCCGCCAGCGCGCTCAGTGACGCGGCGGCGAGGGATCTCGTCTTCCTTTCCGGGTTCTCCTCCCGGGAAGTGGCCACGGACCTGTCGGGCCGAGGGGTCGGGTTGGATGCCGTGCGCAGCGCGGTGCAGGGGCTGGGCGGGGATGCGAGCGTGGCCTCCGCGGTGGGGGTGGGCACCATCTTCGAGGTGCGCGTCCCCGTGTCCCTCACCGTGGCGCCCCTGCTCTTCGTGAAGGTGGGCGAGGAGACGTTGGCCCTGAGCGCCACCCATGTCTCCCAGGCGCTCAAGCTGGACTTGGCCTCGCTGGGAGAGGTCGCAGGACGGCCCACGCTCGATGTGGAGGGGAGGGTGCTGCCCTTCGCGCACCTTTCCTCCGTGCTGGGGCTGGCCCCGGAACGGCCTCCGAACGACGGGGAACTGGTGCTCGTGGTGCGCAGCCAGGGGGTGACCGCCGCCCTGGCCGTGGAGCGCGTGCTCGAGGAGCGCGTGCAGGCCATCCTGCCCCTGCGCGGCCTGCTGGGCCGGTTTGCCCACCTTTCCGGCGCCACCACCCTGGCGGACGGCAAGCTGGCGATGGTGCTGTCGGCTGCCTACCTGACCGCCAGCGCCCACGGCTCCGGTGCCCTGAAGTTGCAGCGCACCCTGGCGCGCGCCCCCCATGTCCAGCGCCGTCGCATCCTGGTCGTGGATGACTCACCCCTGACCCGGGAGCTCATCTCCGCCCTGCTGGAAGCGGTCGGGTATGACATCACCACGGCCTCGGATGGCGCCGAGGCCCTGCACACCCTGTCCCATTCTCCGGCGGATCTGGTGGTAACGGACCTGGAAATGCCTGGGTTGGATGGGCTGGAACTGACCCGGCAGCTCAAGAGCCACGAAACCCTGAACCGGCTGCCTGTCATCATTCTCACAACCCGAGGAGGTGAGGAGGACCGGCAGAGGGGGTTGGCGGCCGGGGCGGATGGCTACATCACCAAGGGCGACTTGGTCCGTCAGGACCTGGTGGATGTGGTGAAGCGGCTATTGGGTTGA
- a CDS encoding chemotaxis protein CheW → MGLIEPEARQSYLVFACGSSWYAVPAESAAEVVTFPELTRVPGSPAHLLGVFAHRGEVIPVVDIGLLVGKGSQSTRRAVLVRLPRGTLALTASTVAGVSPVTGSLEPLGASGVHVHLRGPAKGAQRDVAVIEPEGLFDYLSQGA, encoded by the coding sequence ATGGGCCTCATCGAGCCTGAAGCGAGACAGTCCTACCTTGTATTTGCATGTGGGAGCAGCTGGTATGCGGTGCCTGCGGAGAGCGCGGCGGAGGTGGTTACCTTCCCGGAGCTGACGCGGGTACCCGGCTCTCCCGCTCACCTGTTGGGGGTGTTTGCCCATCGGGGAGAGGTCATCCCGGTGGTCGACATCGGGTTGCTGGTGGGCAAGGGCAGCCAGTCCACGCGGCGGGCGGTGTTGGTCCGCCTGCCGCGGGGCACCCTGGCGCTGACCGCCAGCACCGTCGCGGGGGTCTCCCCGGTGACGGGTTCCCTGGAGCCGCTGGGCGCCAGCGGTGTGCACGTCCACCTGCGAGGCCCCGCCAAGGGGGCCCAGCGGGATGTGGCGGTCATCGAGCCCGAAGGGCTGTTCGATTATCTCAGCCAGGGGGCGTGA
- the cheB gene encoding chemotaxis-specific protein-glutamate methyltransferase CheB, which yields MGKKVSVLVVDDSLICRQLISEALNQDPDLQVIGMCADGKEAVARVKELRPNVVTMDVDMPVMDGLTAVEHIMAECPTPILVLTADPRHQAPELTCRALELGALGLRVKPSIDDGLEAWNLAKELKLLSSVRVIRHVRSSRKVVASRPVGPAVGPANMGVVAVAASTGGPQILHRFLAELPADFPAPIVIVQHINAAFAESLAGWLSNASRLKVRLAQDGELLMPGHVLIAPPGTHMVIPFRGRVALRPGEERDGHMPSGTVLLESVAKAYGRRAVGLILTGMGEDGAAGMYAIKQAGGLAVAQNEESCVVFGMPGAAVERNAVDYLIHGDEVAASLMKLARGESLPVGR from the coding sequence ATGGGCAAGAAAGTGTCGGTGCTGGTGGTCGATGACTCACTCATCTGCCGACAGCTCATCAGCGAAGCACTGAACCAGGACCCGGACCTGCAGGTCATCGGGATGTGCGCTGACGGGAAGGAGGCCGTGGCCCGCGTCAAGGAGCTGAGGCCCAACGTCGTCACCATGGACGTGGACATGCCGGTGATGGACGGGCTCACGGCGGTCGAGCACATCATGGCCGAGTGCCCCACGCCCATCCTGGTGCTCACGGCGGACCCGCGGCACCAGGCGCCCGAGCTGACGTGCCGGGCGCTGGAGCTGGGCGCGCTGGGGTTGCGCGTCAAGCCCTCCATCGACGATGGGCTGGAAGCCTGGAACCTGGCCAAGGAGCTGAAGCTGCTGTCCTCGGTGCGGGTGATTCGCCACGTGCGCAGCTCGCGCAAGGTGGTCGCCTCGCGCCCCGTGGGCCCTGCGGTCGGCCCCGCGAACATGGGTGTGGTGGCGGTGGCGGCCTCCACGGGGGGGCCCCAAATCCTCCACCGGTTCCTGGCCGAGCTGCCCGCGGACTTTCCCGCCCCCATCGTCATCGTCCAGCACATCAACGCCGCCTTCGCCGAGTCCCTGGCGGGCTGGCTGTCCAACGCCTCGCGCCTGAAGGTGCGGCTGGCCCAGGATGGCGAGCTGTTGATGCCGGGGCATGTGCTGATCGCCCCGCCGGGCACGCACATGGTCATCCCGTTCCGGGGGCGCGTGGCGCTCCGTCCAGGCGAAGAGCGCGACGGGCACATGCCCTCGGGCACGGTGTTGCTGGAGAGCGTGGCCAAGGCCTACGGCCGGCGCGCGGTGGGGCTCATCCTCACCGGCATGGGCGAGGATGGGGCGGCGGGCATGTACGCCATCAAGCAGGCCGGCGGCCTCGCCGTGGCCCAGAACGAGGAGTCCTGCGTGGTGTTTGGCATGCCGGGCGCGGCCGTGGAGCGCAACGCGGTGGACTACCTCATCCACGGAGACGAGGTGGCCGCTTCGTTGATGAAGCTGGCACGTGGCGAATCCCTCCCTGTGGGGCGCTGA
- a CDS encoding methyl-accepting chemotaxis protein — translation MSEHRARQRASFSLRLIAPVPLATAIGVALSCHYAWLTLGDRLIGMFHLFVGLGTVLCAIATVTGVAMLLRRLRALRSLERGEVPPSQERLSRAMVEATSVADATFVKSLLSWLVCSVLLGAVVGMVGGGGWSAGLGIVGLGVLFGPITSLLVHCLVTLRARQVMLWLTDLGLSQSQVIAAMPQRAQIRGRLVLFTVISVVTPAVFCSRLASALADQAYERVLTSPASLQAERAQALQADAFVSGGVLCLLVFALALTTAYLGGTLLGRPIRQLADEARRIAAGDLAAPHLIPAEDEVWAVSAAFAMMRAHLADVLSQLQRAGAQISSTTEEILATSGRYEAGASEQASSLDETSATTEELARSARQIAENAGSVSEIAHRTLSAAEAGQGSAEAFLASMGRMRNDNQAIASAVNRLNKRVQQIGKIVEFINGVADKSDLLALNAELEGTKAGEVGRGFSLVAAEMRRLAENVLESTKEIEGLIEEVREASRAAVAATDGGVRATETGTLLAQHVSESLKQIVELASQTSDAVRSISLATQQQQTGTDQLADTMADILRITQQSLNATKQVSTANGDLLVLALDLRAVVERFQIGQVPPRGDG, via the coding sequence ATGAGCGAGCACCGTGCCCGCCAGCGGGCCTCTTTCAGTCTGCGCCTGATTGCCCCCGTGCCCCTGGCCACGGCCATTGGGGTGGCGCTGTCGTGCCATTACGCCTGGCTCACGCTGGGCGACCGGCTGATCGGCATGTTCCACCTGTTCGTGGGGCTGGGCACGGTGCTGTGCGCCATTGCGACGGTGACCGGGGTCGCCATGCTGCTGCGGCGCCTGCGCGCCCTGCGCAGCCTGGAGCGGGGAGAGGTGCCCCCGTCCCAGGAGCGTCTGTCCCGGGCCATGGTCGAGGCGACCAGCGTGGCGGACGCCACCTTCGTCAAATCGCTCCTCAGTTGGTTGGTGTGCTCCGTGTTGCTGGGCGCGGTGGTGGGCATGGTGGGGGGCGGCGGCTGGAGCGCCGGGCTGGGCATTGTCGGCCTGGGCGTGCTCTTTGGTCCCATCACCTCGTTGCTGGTGCACTGCTTGGTGACCTTGCGGGCGCGCCAGGTGATGCTGTGGCTGACGGACCTGGGCCTGAGCCAATCCCAGGTGATCGCCGCCATGCCGCAGCGGGCGCAGATCCGCGGGCGGTTGGTGCTCTTCACCGTCATCTCCGTGGTGACGCCCGCCGTGTTCTGTTCGCGGCTGGCCTCCGCCCTGGCGGATCAGGCCTACGAGCGCGTGCTCACCTCCCCTGCGTCGCTTCAGGCGGAGCGTGCCCAGGCGCTGCAGGCGGATGCCTTCGTTTCGGGCGGGGTGCTGTGCCTGCTCGTCTTCGCGCTAGCGCTCACCACCGCGTATCTGGGCGGCACGTTGCTGGGGCGTCCCATCCGCCAGTTGGCGGACGAGGCGCGGCGCATCGCCGCGGGCGATCTGGCCGCCCCGCACCTCATCCCCGCCGAGGACGAGGTGTGGGCCGTCTCCGCTGCCTTCGCGATGATGCGGGCGCACCTGGCGGATGTGCTGTCGCAGCTCCAGCGGGCGGGGGCGCAGATCAGCTCCACCACCGAGGAGATCCTCGCCACCTCGGGCCGCTATGAGGCTGGGGCCTCGGAGCAGGCCAGCTCCCTGGACGAGACGAGCGCCACCACGGAAGAGCTGGCTCGGAGCGCGCGGCAGATCGCCGAGAACGCCGGCTCCGTGTCGGAGATCGCCCATCGCACGCTCTCCGCGGCGGAGGCCGGTCAGGGCAGTGCCGAGGCCTTCCTGGCCTCCATGGGCCGCATGCGCAACGACAACCAGGCCATCGCCTCGGCGGTGAACCGGTTGAACAAGCGGGTGCAGCAGATCGGCAAGATCGTCGAATTCATCAACGGCGTGGCCGACAAGTCGGACCTGCTGGCGCTCAACGCGGAGCTGGAGGGCACGAAGGCGGGGGAGGTGGGCCGGGGGTTCTCGCTGGTGGCCGCGGAGATGCGGCGGCTCGCCGAGAACGTGCTCGAGTCCACCAAGGAGATCGAAGGGCTCATCGAGGAGGTTCGCGAGGCCTCCCGCGCGGCGGTGGCGGCCACGGACGGAGGGGTGCGCGCCACGGAGACGGGAACCCTGCTGGCGCAGCATGTCTCCGAGTCGCTCAAGCAGATCGTCGAGCTGGCCAGTCAGACGTCGGATGCGGTGCGCTCCATCTCCCTGGCGACCCAGCAGCAGCAGACGGGCACCGACCAGCTCGCCGACACCATGGCGGACATTCTGCGCATCACCCAGCAGAGCCTCAACGCCACCAAGCAGGTGAGCACCGCCAATGGGGATCTGCTCGTCCTCGCGCTGGACCTGCGGGCCGTGGTGGAGCGGTTTCAGATTGGACAGGTTCCGCCGCGGGGTGACGGGTGA
- a CDS encoding protein CrdC yields the protein MLAQRVSGILLCHAGPDRIAFLAQDVSVIDLPSMHAGRSRSAGLAFGGNSNPVRVLLSRSGEVVGVDTLEIDTEVHRILDMPAVLSRAAGGSLKGFLLVRGLLWPLVSLVEFEHFLAGSPREAA from the coding sequence ATGTTGGCCCAGCGCGTCTCCGGCATCCTCTTGTGCCATGCCGGTCCCGATCGCATCGCGTTCCTGGCTCAGGACGTGTCGGTGATTGATCTTCCCTCGATGCATGCCGGGCGCTCGCGGTCCGCGGGCCTGGCCTTCGGGGGCAACTCGAATCCGGTTCGGGTGCTCCTCTCCCGCTCGGGAGAGGTGGTGGGCGTGGACACGCTGGAGATCGACACCGAAGTCCATCGGATCCTGGACATGCCCGCCGTGCTTTCCCGCGCCGCGGGAGGAAGCCTGAAGGGGTTTCTCCTGGTGCGGGGCCTGCTCTGGCCGCTGGTGAGCCTGGTGGAGTTCGAGCACTTTCTCGCGGGTTCCCCTCGGGAGGCCGCATGA
- a CDS encoding CheR family methyltransferase: protein MQGPSSQSASLLHAFISARSGMALSGTQRRRLDERLAVLRGALTEQQYLLHLQSPSGAADLASLISVIAVHKTDLFRDEVQLASFRTHVLEPLVARSPGRPLRVWSAGCATGEEVATLLILLDEAGADPNSSVLGTDISEQALLRARTLTFHPEQVRRLPVSVRDRYFLSEGARSFLAPELRGRALFQLHNLMEAPYPAHGEGFDIIFCRNVLIYFTSEAFDRVVEALAERLAPGGTLVLSAAEPLLHAPPSLRIIRCEHAFFYVRTFDIHLAPPRRLPASGSLLAEPSPPRSERRRDSGVFPTVAPSALGGDWSRDMGGPVAPSAAPMADSRRDSGRFATVSAVPARDSGRFAAVPSVPARDSGRFSSLATVALRDSGRFPSVGGGGLDPAGALTSLELMHAEADALFAQILEGAGETDVQKEEYLRRCLSLDPELAAARYLLGMMLELREEFPEAAGEYRRALRSLEEGRARATPFFLNPARLQVACARAVERMEVGKSR, encoded by the coding sequence ATGCAGGGTCCCTCCTCTCAGTCCGCCTCGCTCCTCCACGCGTTCATCTCCGCGCGGTCGGGCATGGCGCTGAGTGGCACGCAACGTCGGCGGCTCGATGAGCGGCTGGCGGTCCTCCGGGGCGCGCTCACCGAGCAGCAATATCTGCTTCACCTCCAGTCCCCCTCGGGGGCCGCGGATCTGGCCAGCCTCATCTCCGTCATCGCCGTTCACAAGACGGATCTCTTCCGGGACGAGGTTCAGCTCGCCTCCTTCCGCACGCACGTGCTGGAGCCGCTGGTGGCCCGCTCCCCCGGTCGGCCCCTGCGGGTGTGGAGCGCGGGCTGCGCCACCGGTGAGGAGGTGGCCACGCTGCTCATCCTGCTCGATGAGGCGGGGGCGGATCCGAACAGCTCGGTGCTGGGGACGGACATCTCCGAGCAGGCCCTTCTCCGTGCGCGGACGCTGACCTTCCATCCGGAGCAGGTGCGGCGGCTGCCGGTCTCCGTGCGCGATCGCTACTTTCTCTCCGAGGGGGCCCGGTCCTTCCTGGCGCCCGAGCTGCGCGGGCGCGCGCTCTTCCAGCTCCACAACCTGATGGAGGCGCCTTACCCGGCCCACGGGGAAGGCTTCGACATCATCTTCTGCCGCAACGTCCTCATCTACTTCACCTCGGAGGCGTTCGATCGCGTGGTGGAGGCACTGGCCGAGCGGCTCGCGCCGGGGGGAACCCTGGTGCTCTCCGCCGCCGAGCCGTTGCTCCACGCCCCGCCGAGCTTGCGCATCATCCGGTGCGAGCACGCGTTCTTCTACGTCCGGACCTTCGACATTCACCTGGCTCCGCCCCGGCGGTTGCCTGCCTCCGGGAGCCTGCTGGCCGAGCCGTCCCCGCCCCGTTCCGAGCGGCGGCGAGACTCGGGGGTCTTTCCCACCGTGGCGCCTTCGGCTCTGGGGGGCGACTGGTCCCGGGATATGGGAGGGCCTGTCGCCCCCTCCGCCGCGCCCATGGCCGACTCCCGGCGGGACTCGGGCCGTTTCGCCACGGTGTCGGCCGTGCCTGCCCGGGACTCGGGCCGTTTCGCCGCCGTGCCCTCCGTGCCCGCCCGGGACTCGGGCCGTTTTTCCTCTCTGGCCACCGTCGCCCTGCGCGATTCAGGGCGGTTCCCGTCCGTGGGGGGAGGGGGCCTCGATCCGGCTGGGGCGCTGACCTCGCTGGAACTGATGCACGCCGAGGCGGACGCCCTGTTTGCCCAGATCCTGGAGGGGGCGGGAGAGACGGATGTCCAGAAGGAGGAATACCTGAGGCGCTGCCTCTCGCTGGACCCGGAGCTGGCCGCGGCGCGGTACCTGCTGGGGATGATGCTGGAGCTGCGGGAGGAGTTCCCGGAAGCCGCCGGGGAGTACCGCCGGGCGCTCCGCTCGCTGGAAGAGGGAAGGGCTCGCGCTACGCCATTCTTCCTGAACCCCGCCCGCCTCCAGGTGGCGTGTGCCCGGGCGGTCGAGCGGATGGAAGTGGGGAAATCCCGCTAA
- a CDS encoding tetratricopeptide repeat protein, whose translation MRRLALLALVTLSGCFYPANRGRALETKVDRLTADNTRMTEELKQAREQLSATLPRIDEKVAEVTQALESLDKASRRNDADIGIQLQKTVEDMAQLRGQVETYLYKITELETSLARVTEESEKKLLALQGSAAVKEAEAKKQAEALQRPTDKKEFLTLAQEKAKAGEVLVARQLFSEFLKKWAKDALAGEAHFGLGETYFGEDKCREALFEYGKVIQDHAKTPSAPEAYLRSSDCFAKLKMKDESRLALEELVKSYPKTDAAKKAKAKLAELDKAKKPAPAPTPAPKKVSK comes from the coding sequence ATGAGAAGGCTTGCCTTGCTGGCGCTGGTCACCCTGTCGGGTTGCTTCTACCCGGCCAATCGCGGCCGCGCGCTCGAGACGAAGGTGGACCGGCTGACGGCCGACAACACCCGGATGACGGAGGAGCTGAAGCAGGCCCGTGAGCAGCTCTCCGCCACGCTGCCCCGCATCGACGAGAAGGTGGCCGAGGTGACCCAGGCGTTGGAGAGCCTGGACAAGGCCTCCCGCCGCAACGACGCGGACATCGGCATCCAGCTCCAGAAGACGGTGGAGGACATGGCCCAGCTGCGCGGGCAGGTGGAGACCTACCTCTACAAAATCACCGAGCTGGAGACGTCCCTGGCGCGCGTCACCGAGGAGTCGGAGAAGAAGCTGTTGGCGCTGCAGGGCTCGGCGGCCGTGAAGGAGGCCGAGGCGAAGAAGCAGGCCGAGGCGCTCCAGCGGCCCACGGACAAAAAGGAGTTCCTGACGCTCGCGCAGGAGAAGGCCAAGGCGGGCGAGGTGCTGGTGGCCCGTCAGCTCTTCTCGGAGTTTCTGAAGAAGTGGGCCAAGGATGCGCTGGCGGGCGAGGCGCACTTCGGCCTGGGCGAGACGTACTTCGGCGAGGACAAGTGCCGGGAGGCCCTCTTCGAGTACGGCAAGGTGATTCAGGACCACGCGAAGACCCCCTCCGCCCCGGAGGCCTACCTGCGCTCCTCGGACTGCTTCGCGAAGCTGAAGATGAAGGACGAGTCGAGGCTGGCCCTGGAGGAACTCGTCAAGAGCTACCCCAAGACCGACGCGGCGAAGAAGGCGAAGGCCAAGCTCGCCGAGCTCGACAAGGCGAAGAAGCCGGCGCCTGCCCCCACCCCGGCCCCGAAAAAGGTGAGCAAGTGA